The DNA region CCACGGTAACGCGCATGCCGCGGATGCAGGGTTTGCCGCCCATGACGGCGGGATCGAGTGTGATTCGTTTTGGGAATTCCACAGCCACTCCTCCAAAATAGAGCGAGATCTATTATTCGCATTCCGAGGTACTTCTGCAAACGCGAGTTTATGGTCGCGTATGAGAAGCCAAAGCACATTTTTTGACTGACAGCATTGACTTTGGGATCAGGGAACGCGCCAAATATGCACGCGGCTCTTCATCCCACTCTCCACCATCCAAATCTCATCTTCGGCGTTCACCAGTTGGATTATGCTTTGTGCGAAAAGTGCATCGAAGAAATACCGCACCAAATCGGCTTCATTTGTATCTTTACACGGAAATATGAATCTTGAAACGGCCGTTGTCTCGTCGATAAGGTATCGCTGCCCCATCTTCTCAATCTCCGCAGCTTCTTCCCTCGTTAAAAGTTTCGATGCCCTGAATCTTCCATTGACATGATAAATCGAGTAACCACCGAAGTGGTCATCAATCCAATTACATATTCGCTCTAAATACGCCGACTGCGATTCTCCATCTCTAATGCTTACCTGACGGGAAAGTCTGGTAACACCGATGGCTCGTAATTTGGCAGATACATTGTCTCTGAAAAAGAGGGCGTCAAGTGTCGTTCGCAAGGGTGTTTCATTAGTAAGGGGCATGAAGAATTCATATATGACGACGTTGTCAAATTCGATACGCTTATAGTCGGCAGCGACCGGCCGAGACTGCGAGACGTGGCGTTGGAAGCGCTTCCAATTCGCATAGGGACGAAAACTTACGCTCACACGGTATTGGCCTGACCCGATAGGAATTACGAATGGTTTGAATTGTTTAGACCAATGCGTTTTCAGCGTGTTACCCGACCATCCAGTCGCCTTGGAGAAGTCCTGTTTAGAGAAAGCTTCCTGTGACTGCAAAAACCTTGCGAAAAATTCCAGCGCTTTGCGCTGCGCAGAATCAGAAGGCATTAAAAAGGTCTCCAGATAAGAATTGATCGTGTAGCCAGCCCGTCCTATCGTGTAAAATACTACACTACGCGAGCAGCTTGGCCACCACATTCCCCGCAACATCGGTGAGTCTGAAGTCTCTGCCCTGGTGGCGGTAGGTCAACTTCGTGTGATCGATTCCCAAGCAATGCAATATCGTGGCTTGGAGGTCGTGGACGTGGATGGGGTCCTTGGTGATGTGGTAGCCGAGTTCGTCGGTTTCGCCGATGATGGCGCCGGATTTGATGCCGCCGCCGGCGAGCCACATGGTGAAGGCGTAGGGGTGGTGGTCGCGGCCTTCGCGGCCGGCGATGTTGCCGCGGCGGACTTCGTTCATCGGGGTGCGGCCGAATTCGCCGCCCCAGACGACGAGGGTTTCATCGAGCAGGCCGCGGCGTTTTAGGTCGGTGATGAGCGCCATGGTGGGACGGTCGGTCATGGCGCAGTTTTTCTGCAGGTTCGCGTTGAGGTCGGAGTGGTCGTCCCACGTCGAGTGGTAGAGCTGCACAAAGCGAACGCCGCGTTCGACCATGCGGCGGGCGAGCAGGCAGTTGGTGCCGTACGGGCGCGTCGTCTCGTCATCGAGGCCATAGAGGGCGCGGGTCTCGGCGGATTCGCCGGAGAAGTCGAGCAGTTCGGGCGCGGCCATCTGCATGCGGAACGCAAGTTCGTACGACGCAATGCGCGACGCGATCTCGTAGTCGCCCGTGTCGGCGTGATGGAGATCGTTAAGATCGCGCATGGCATCGAGCCGCGCGCGTTGGGTCTCGTTCGAGATACCGGGCGGGTTCGAGAGAAAGAGCACGGGATCTCCGCTGGAGCGGAACGTCACGCCGCGGTATTCGGACGGGAGGAATCCGTTGGACCAGAGAGAACTGCCACCGTCAATACCCTTGCCGGATGATGACGTGAGCACGACGAAGCCGGGCAGGTTGTTGCATTCGCTTCCCAATCCGTAGGACACCCAGGACCCCATGCATGGATGTCCGAGCATGGGCACGCCGCAGTTCATGACAAGTTGCGCGGAATGGTGCTCGTTCACGTCGGTGTGCATCGAGCGGACCATGCAGAGTTCGTCGGCGATGCTGCCCGTGTACGGGAGGAAGTCGGAGAAGTCCATGCCGGATTCGCCATACCGTTGGAACGTGCGCGGGCTGGCGAAGACGGTTGCGCTGTTCTTGATCACGACATCGTTGAGGCCTTCGAGCATGTGCGCGGGTACCGGCTGGCCGTGGTACTTCTGCATCGCGGGTTTGGGATCGACAAGGTCAACCTGCGACGGCGCACCTGCCATGAACAGAAAAATAACGTTCTTGGCGCGCGGGGCAAAATTAGGCCGAATCGCACCTAACCCCGCCTCAGCAGCGCGGCCTTCCTGCGCCAGCAAGCTCCACAGAGCAATCGTGCCGATGCCGCCCGCGCAGTTGCGGAAGAAATCGCGCCGGGATTGGATGGCGTGGAAGTGTGCAGGATTCATTTCTTGTCCTTCTTCTTTGGCGGCAGTTCGCGGACGAAATCGATCGCGAGTTTGCAGAAGCGTTGGAGCGATTTGTCGTCGCGCATGGCCTCTGGTTCGATCGTTGCCCAGCCTTTCATCACGCGGCCGGTAAGGTCCATCGGGCGGACGTGCTTTTCCTTGACGAGCTCTTCCGCCGCGTCATTGCCGACGCGAATCATCAGCGTGTCTTTGTGAATGCCTACGCACATGTTGCCGTTGAGCAGGTAGCCAAATCCGCCGAACATACGCGTCTCGGCGAGGCCCTTCACCTCCGCGAACGCGGACGCAACAACACGTTGGAGGCGTATGGCTAGTTCGGCGTCAAATGGCATCGCAGCACTGTCTCAACGTTCATGCCCGTTTCCAGCAACAGACCGAGGATGGGATTCTACTCCGAATCAGAATTTTCGTCGAGACCGTGATGGCGGACTCTGTGGCACCTGTGTATCCGTGTTTACATCGCCAATATGTACAGAATACTTACATATCACATGTTCAGTTTCTTTACTAATGGCGGGAGACTTTGCGAGAGTCTTTGGGCGCGCTACGATCAGCTTAGTTTTCGTAATTCATTGGAACGCAATACTTTACATTCTGCTCCGCTAATCGCATGACCGAACGGAACGGAATATGCAAACCAAACATCTACCGTCGATTACGCAGGGCCGGAAGCCTTGGGATCGTCGGTGACGTGTTTAGCTGTCGCGGAAGGATTCGACTGCGTATGTCCGATACTCACGCGGTGTGGGCTGCCGCAGAGTGGCGCACGAAGGAATTCAGCGAACACCGGCCGGGTCAGTTTCCGGACGTGGAACGCCGCGGAACCGTCGAAATCGACCGGCAGGACAGCCCCGCGCTTGCTGGGAGCGCATCTGGCGGGATTTGGAGGGTGTTTTGCGACAGGAGCGTTGGGCAATTCAACGCAGGTAGTTCTGGCAATGAGCAAGGCGGCCACAGTTTCGAAGCGCAGCAAGGCGGAGCAGCCGATACACATCCACGTGGTGGATGCGGACCGTTCGTTCCGCAGGACGCTGGAGTCGCTGGTTACGCGGGCCAGCGGCAGCGCATTCCGGCTGAGCTACAGCAGAACGTTGTCACGTGCCGCGGCCAAGATAAGCAAGAACGGAATAGACGCCTGCCTCATCGACCAGCGGCTTGCTTCCGGCGCCCCGCCTAGCCAGATCGATCAACTTAAGGATGCGCTGGGGTCCCGCCCGGTCGTAATACTGACCGATGTCGAACCCAGTCCGGACACAAAGAACTCGGACGTATGGCGGATTGCATCCAACTGGCTGAACAAGCGTGAGTTGACCGCCGATTTGGCGGCCCGCGCATTACGTTACGTCATCGACGTGAACGCGACGCGGCGCGCGCTCATGCAAGTCATCGACGAACTCGAACAGCGGGTGCAGACCCGCACGGAGCAGCTTCGCGAACGCAACGAAGAGTTGGAGCGGTTTGCGTTTCTCGTCGCCCACGACTTGCAGGCGCCGCTGAAGACCGTGCTCGCACAGTGCCAACATTGGAAGTGCGAGACCGAAGCGTGCAGCCAGCAAGGATCGGTCGACGACATCTGCTCGCACTTCGCAAGGCAGGCAATCTACAACGTCGAAAGGATGCAGTGTCTGCTGGAACGACTGCTCGAATTCGCACGCGTCGGCAAGGATGGTCTCGACTGCGTGTGGGTATCGCTGGAAGACGTGGTTCGAGCGGTGATAGAGGAACTGGACACCGTGATCGAGCAGGCGGGGGCCTCGATCCGGCTTCACCAGTTGCCAATAGTGTATTGCGACTATTGGCTTATGGTCGACGTATTCGAAAACCTGTTGAACAACGCGTTGAAGTTCAGAGGCGCCGCGTCGTTGGCGATTCACATAGAAGCCATTACCCGTGCGGACGAATGGGAGATTCGAATCCGGGACAACGGGTTGGGCGTCGATGCGAAAGCCGCCTCGGATTTGTTCACACTATTTAAGCGGGGCGAGAACGCATCCCAACGCCCTGGCCATGGGATCGGTCTGGCTACGTGCAGGAAGATTGTTGAGCACCACGGCGGGCGCATCTGGGCCGAGCAGAATCCGGGTGGGGGAGCGGCATTTTGCTTTACGCTGTGCCGACCGATGGGGCCGCGGCACGACGGGGATTCGCCATGACGAGAATTCTAATCATCGACGACGATCAGACCCTGACGAAGCTGGCCGCCAGCCATCTGAGCAGGGCGGGGTTCGAGGTTTTCGCGCATCCTACGATGAACGGCGGACTGGAGCGAACGAAGTCCATCAATCCCGACATTATTCTTCTGGACGTCATGCTTGGGGACGGCTTGGGATTTCAACTGTGTAGAGACATTCGAAAGGACCCGCTCGTATACAAGGCGGGGATCATTTTCGAGTCATCGGTGGGCGGAAAGCGCGAGATTGCCTATGCGCTTGAGCAGGGCGCCGATTCGTTTCTTTCGAAGCCGTACACGCTGGAACAGCTCGTGGCGCAGCTTCAAGCTGTTCAACGCGTTCGTCAGAACGCCAATTTGAACGACCCCGTTACCGATTTCATGGGTCTTGACTATCTCAAACGCCGCGTGAACCATCTGCTCTTCCGGGAGGAGCCCTTCGCATTGTGTTCGATCGTCATTGCGAATCTGCGCGCCCACAGGAAAACCGGAGGAGAGGACGCGGTCGCGTACGCGCGCCGGTTGACGGCCACGCTGCTGAGACGCACGCTAGAGTATACGCACGAGCACACCGGCGAGT from Candidatus Hydrogenedentota bacterium includes:
- a CDS encoding response regulator transcription factor, whose product is MTRILIIDDDQTLTKLAASHLSRAGFEVFAHPTMNGGLERTKSINPDIILLDVMLGDGLGFQLCRDIRKDPLVYKAGIIFESSVGGKREIAYALEQGADSFLSKPYTLEQLVAQLQAVQRVRQNANLNDPVTDFMGLDYLKRRVNHLLFREEPFALCSIVIANLRAHRKTGGEDAVAYARRLTATLLRRTLEYTHEHTGELCDCGNGHFMAVVGRDDYQSFLKLVQSDFKYGVSEPSIRRLEELALWRNGGTSAPRSALELSVDTAATHTDHHEYTSANHMLHAIDHLLHKHEREREKSEKQAKRPVGHDKWID
- a CDS encoding TfoX/Sxy family protein; its protein translation is MPFDAELAIRLQRVVASAFAEVKGLAETRMFGGFGYLLNGNMCVGIHKDTLMIRVGNDAAEELVKEKHVRPMDLTGRVMKGWATIEPEAMRDDKSLQRFCKLAIDFVRELPPKKKDKK
- a CDS encoding DUF1501 domain-containing protein; this translates as MNPAHFHAIQSRRDFFRNCAGGIGTIALWSLLAQEGRAAEAGLGAIRPNFAPRAKNVIFLFMAGAPSQVDLVDPKPAMQKYHGQPVPAHMLEGLNDVVIKNSATVFASPRTFQRYGESGMDFSDFLPYTGSIADELCMVRSMHTDVNEHHSAQLVMNCGVPMLGHPCMGSWVSYGLGSECNNLPGFVVLTSSSGKGIDGGSSLWSNGFLPSEYRGVTFRSSGDPVLFLSNPPGISNETQRARLDAMRDLNDLHHADTGDYEIASRIASYELAFRMQMAAPELLDFSGESAETRALYGLDDETTRPYGTNCLLARRMVERGVRFVQLYHSTWDDHSDLNANLQKNCAMTDRPTMALITDLKRRGLLDETLVVWGGEFGRTPMNEVRRGNIAGREGRDHHPYAFTMWLAGGGIKSGAIIGETDELGYHITKDPIHVHDLQATILHCLGIDHTKLTYRHQGRDFRLTDVAGNVVAKLLA